Genomic DNA from Caldicellulosiruptor hydrothermalis 108:
CAAGATTGGAACTTACTCTCTTTCTGTTTTAGCAAAGCACCATGGCATTCCTTTTTACATTGCAGCGCCTGTATCAACCATTGATTTTAACATAAAATCAGGCTCAGAAATTCCTATTGAAGAGAGAAGCGAAGATGAAATAAGATTTTTCAATGATAAAAAGATTGTTCCGGATGGATCGAAGGTTTTTAATCCTGCATTTGATGTAACACCGGCTGAGAACATTACTGCTATAATTACAGAAAAAGGTGTTATTTTCCCACCATTTGAGGAGAATATTTCAAAACTCAAAGAAAAGTAGTCTGTCAAAAAACGGGGTATTGTAAGAATTGAGTACCCCGTTTGTTTTTTTAGTTATAAGGAATTAGTACTTGAAATAATGTTCTTGCTTTTTTGCCTACAATTGAATTTCATCTACATATGTAGTATAATATTTATAAACTGAGTTTTCAAGGAACTAATATAAAGTAAAATTAAGGGGGATTAAACAAATGCAAAAAATATTTCGCAATTCAATGGTAATATTTTCTTTAATTCTCATTGGATCATTGGTATTATTAAGTATTAGTTTAAAAATCTCTCACATTAAGGCTGACACAATCTTAAATGAGCATAAGCCAGAAGACAATAGCTCCGAGAGAATTCATATTATAAAAAACAAGAAGAAATTTATAGCAGATATCATCTCAGTTTTACCCGTTGTTGAAGAAAAGAATATAAACAACTCAACTGTGGACAGCAACATAAGTAAAGTAAAAGCAGAAAGGCAAGTACATTATAAAATTATTAAAGCTGTGCTAAATGAAGCCAATCACAAAAGCATCCTTGGTCTTGCTTCAAACAAAGATATATATTCATTTGTATCTGAAAAAGTCCTAAAAATACTTTTTCCCAAACCTACACAAGATACTTATACCTGTTACTATAAGGTAGAACCTGCTGACCCCAAGCAAACCGTTATTTGGTACAAAAAAGGATATTTTTATTTTGTGTACTGCTTCACAGACTCTTACACCATAAATCCAGCTGACCCTTATGGTGATATTAAAAAAATGGTTCTCTTGGTTGAGAAAATTAAAAACAAATGGATCATAAGCGATTTTTCAAGCAACAATTAAAAATAGTGGCGACTTATAATAGTTGTTTATCAGCTCTAATGTATTCGAATAGTATCATAACTCACCAAATTTCCTCTTACTTTAAACAACTGAAGTACTCTTTTGCTTTTTAGCTTGTAAATTGAACACCCTTCTCCACTTGAAAAGTATCCGCCTTTATCAGTAAAGTATGTTCCATCAACACCAACAACAGGCCAGTAGGCATTTATATTTTTTTGAATTTCGCTAATATATTCTAAACTTCCATTTTTAATATTTAATAGTACTAATTTTGCTCTAAAAGGGTCTCTAATATTTGAATAGTCACCAAATTCTTCATATCCAGGACTCCCCTGTGAGAAAATAAATTTATCTCCCGAAAAAGAATTTACAGGCGGAGAGCACAGCCCTGTATTTTTCGTAAACTCTGTTACATTCCCTGTTAATACGTCAGCAACAGAAACCCAGATATATGATGGATCAGCAGGAGTTGAAGTACTGATAGCAACATATCTGCTATCCCTGCTCCATGCAACAGAGTAAATAATTCTGTAAACATTATTAATTGGCATATCTCCAAATCTTTCGGAAAGTAGCTTCTTCTTACTGTTTTTGTTCAAGTCAATTACAACCAGTGATGTAGCAGCATCATTTTCTTTGTTATCCATCTCACCACAGGCAATATACTTTCCGTTTGGTGAAAGAACTGGCCAGCAAAATGAACCTCTTGCAACTTTTTTTAGTGAAAAAGTATATATTTTGTTTTTTGGAACATACTCTGATTTCAAAAGATACAGTCTTTTTTCAGTGGCAATAACAAACTCACCTGTTTGTTTATTGGCACTGATATATTTTATCATTTCTGGCATTCGTTTTCGATAAACTTCTTTTTTAGTTTTGTAATCAACTAAAATTAACTCTTTCAAATCCTCACCACAATAAGCTACCTGATTTTTTCCCCATGCAAATAAGCGTACAGGAAAATAATCTAAACCCTTAATTTTATTGCGGCTCATTTTGACTTTGAAAAGCAAATCTTCTTTGCCACTACTGTGCCTGATTTTGCCATAAAATAAAGCAAAAAAGTCACCATTTTCGGTTTTATCAAAACGCTCTACATAGCCAACTTTTTCTGAAATATTTCCTATTAGATGACTTATAATAACAAAACAAATTATTCCTGCTATTATTAAACTTATAGAAACGTATAAAAATGTTTTTATTTTTACATTTCCTTTTTTCCAAATAGTTAAATTCATAATTTTTCATCCCCTCGAGATATTACTCTTTGAGGTTAACATGTTTAAACGCAACTACCTTACACTCATAACAGTCATAACCTATATCTTCGTATCTATTTACTATTTCTCCTTTTGCGTTATATAAGATTAAGTCTTTTAGCTTTTTATAACCGTCTACAATAACAATATATCCTTTGTCACCTTTTACATTTTCTATTAGTTTTGTCCCATTTTCAAATTCAAATACCATTTTAGTGTAATTAGTAGGCTTTCGTGCGCCTGTTGATGGTATCCAAGTGGAAGTATTCAGGTTGCAAAAATAAATGCTTTTACCTTTGTATTTGACCCGATTTACTCCAAATCCCATACTCATTGCTGGATACCCAGCAGATGCATACCATAACGCTTTATTGTTTTCAACCAAACATAACAAATATTGGGGTGAATTATCGGTAGTCATATAAAATAAAAATAGATACCAATTATCATGTTTTTTATATTTAAGTACATTAAAATTCTTATTTTTAACCATATAAAAAGCATCTGACAATGCTGAAACAGCTATTTTTTGAGCTTTAGTGTATTCATCTTCTTTTTTTGTAAAATCCTTTCTTGTGCACCCGCTTATATTTAGCATCATTAGTGTGAATAATAAAATATATGGAATAACTTTTTTTATCTTCAATGTATTCGCCTCCCATTTTATAATTTCTTAATTTCTTAATAAAAGCACACCTTCAGAAAAACATTAATAAACAGTGGAAAATATTCATAATCAAATTTCTATTCTGAAGGTGTGCAATCTTTGAAGATAGTGGGAAATAAGATTGTATTTGTTGTATTCTTATTCTATTTCTCTAAAATAATATGGATTGAAAAATCTTTTATTACCTTCATAATCAGAATAATAGCGATAACAATTTTCAGTATGTTGTGCAAATTTCCGTGTAATTTTGTCTACAAGAATTGCAGTATGATCAAATCTCCCATCGTTATAATAATCAATTTGCATTATTCCGCCATTATCTAATGAATTTATACTGCCTACTACAACAACGCGTGGACCAGGTGTGTCAATAGATTTATAGCTTGTCATATAACTCCAGAAAGCTTCAACATTCTCCCAATTTTTTGAGCCTCCACCAGGACCAGCATACCACCCTTCTTCATATGAACCAGGAACCATCATCACTTTGTTTAATATATCGTTCATAGTATCATTTGCTCCAAATCCATACCATAAAACTTGAGATGCAAAGTTTGTGCAATCTCCTCCTCCAGAGGTTGCATCATAAAACTTGGTATTACGGTTAAACACGTATTTGTTTGCATATTCAACAGCTCTTGATGTACTATAATAATGATTTACTGCTGGCAAACTAAGAATACCAACATTACTTTTCAATTCAACATCATTGAAGTTTTTATATACTTTCTTGGAATCTGGAGAAAATTCCTGATCAATCATTTCAGCTAATTCTTTCGGTTGAAATTCTCTTATTAATTTTTCTTTTGAAATTTCATAGAAACTTAGATCTTCATAATCATGTTCTGTAATTTTCCAGCCATCTTCCATCTTTATTAACTTAAATATATTTTCGCCACCACAAATAAAAGGTGGATAGGCATTCTGTCCATCTAATTTTATTTCTAATATAACATTTGCTTGATTACCGTTTATATCAATAGCTTTGTAATTGAACTCTAATGGAAATCGTCTTTTTTCGATGTAACAATACCCTTTTTGATAAATATACTTTCTTCTTGCTGTTAAATTTTTCAGAGCTATTACTTTGTTTTGATTCTGTATTTTAGTCATGTCAAGGTAAGGTGTTATGTCTTTATATTCCATTTGTAAATATGCATCGTACTGAGTGTTGTAAAAAGATTCAATAACGTTTTTAATGATTTCTTCTTCATTGTTTTTATGTGAATTTGCATAAGCAATGGAATTTGGTATTATTAGAATTAAACATAACAAAAACAGTACAATTTTTCTCATTTGAAATATCCCCTTTCTTTTAGTTTTTACATGGTGTTCAATTGTTTAATCAGGAACTATTGAAAATAAGAATGTACGACATAACTTTTCGCCTCCATTTTTTTAATATCATGCAAATTATTACTTAACTCCAAAATCTTTATCTATTTGCTTTTTTATCTGCTCGTAATCAGGTTCTGGTAACTTTTGGTCAGTAGAGAATTCATAGAACATTAAGGCCCATTTATCATAGATATGCTTTGTAATTTTCCATGTCCCATCCTGCTTTTCTAATTCAAAAATATTTTCTCCATAAGAAATAAATGATGGATATGCTTCTTTTAGTTTTATCTCTAAGTCAATAACTACTTTGGCTTTGTTGCCATCAAGCTCTATGTTCTTATAATGAAGTTCATATGGAAAATGTCTCTTCTCAACATAACAGTATTTTTTTTCGTCTGTATATTTTCTTCTGAATACCAATTCTTTGAGAGCTATTACCTTATTTTGATTCTGTATCTTTGACATATCCAAGTATGGTGTTATATCTATATACTCCATTTGAAGATAAGCTTTGTACTGCGTTTCATAAAATCCTTCTATGGTTGATTTGATTGCCTCTATTTCACTGCTTTCAAAACTCAAAATGTCTTTTGCCCAAATTTGAACAAATGCACTGAGAAATATTGTTGTCAATACTAACACCACAGCAAACACCTTTGCACCTTTGCTCATTTTCCTTGCCTCCAAACTCATAATAAACCTAAATCTCTCAACAATGCTTTCTTTTCTACCTACCAGACCAAATGCCGCACCTGCTCCAC
This window encodes:
- a CDS encoding amidase domain-containing protein, yielding MRKIVLFLLCLILIIPNSIAYANSHKNNEEEIIKNVIESFYNTQYDAYLQMEYKDITPYLDMTKIQNQNKVIALKNLTARRKYIYQKGYCYIEKRRFPLEFNYKAIDINGNQANVILEIKLDGQNAYPPFICGGENIFKLIKMEDGWKITEHDYEDLSFYEISKEKLIREFQPKELAEMIDQEFSPDSKKVYKNFNDVELKSNVGILSLPAVNHYYSTSRAVEYANKYVFNRNTKFYDATSGGGDCTNFASQVLWYGFGANDTMNDILNKVMMVPGSYEEGWYAGPGGGSKNWENVEAFWSYMTSYKSIDTPGPRVVVVGSINSLDNGGIMQIDYYNDGRFDHTAILVDKITRKFAQHTENCYRYYSDYEGNKRFFNPYYFREIE